One window from the genome of Saccharomyces mikatae IFO 1815 strain IFO1815 genome assembly, chromosome: 4 encodes:
- the SMKI04G7330 gene encoding formate dehydrogenase, with translation MPKGKILLVLYEGGKHAEEQEKLLGCIENELGIRKFVEEQGYELITTTDKDPEPDSTVDRELKDAEIVITTPFFPAYISRNRIAKAPNLKLCVTAGVGSDHVDLEAANERKITVTEVTGSNVVSVAEHVMATILVLIRNYNGGHQQAINGEWDIAGVAKNEYDLEDKVVSTVGAGRIGYRVLERLVAFNPKKLLYYDYQELPAEAISRLNEASKLFNGRGDIVQRVEKLEDMVSQSDVVTINCPLHEDSKGLFNRELISHMKDGAYLVNTARGAICVAEDVAEAVRSGKLAGYGGDVWDKQPAPKDHPWRSMDNKDRVGNAMTVHISGTSLDAQKRYAQGVKNILNSYLSKKYDYRPQDVIVQNGLYATKAYGQK, from the coding sequence ATGCCAAAGGGAAAGATTTTGCTAGTTCTTTACGAAGGCGGTAAACATGCTGAAGAGCAAGAGAAGCTGCTGGGAtgtattgaaaatgaactcGGTATCAGAAAGTTCGTTGAAGAACAGGGATACGAGTTAATCACTACGACTGACAAGGACCCTGAACCGGACTCTACTGTGGACAGGGAATTGAAAGATGCAGAAATTGTGATTACCACACCTTTTTTCCCAGCCTACATCTCGAGAAACAGAATTGCCAAAGCACCTAATCTGAAGCTTTGTGTCACCGCTGGTGTCGGTTCTGACCATGTTGATCTAGAGGCCGCCAATGAAAGGAAAATTACGGTCACCGAAGTCACCGGTTCCAACGTTGTCTCGGTTGCAGAACACGTTATGGCCACAATCTTGGTGTTGATAAGAAACTACAATGGTGGTCACCAGCAGGCAATCAATGGTGAGTGGGACATTGCTGGCGTGGCCAAGAATGAATACGATCTTGAGGACAAAGTAGTCTCAACCGTGGGCGCTGGAAGAATTGGATATAGGGTTCTAGAGAGACTGGTTGCGTTCAATCCAAAGAAGTTACTCTACTATGACTACCAGGAACTTCCTGCGGAAGCAATCAGCAGGTTGAATGAGGCCAGCAAGCTCTTCAACGGCCGAGGTGACATTGTTCAGAGAGTGGAAAAATTAGAAGACATGGTTTCCCAGTCCGATGTTGTTACCATCAACTGCCCGTTGCACGAGGATTCAAAGGGTCTGTTCAACAGAGAGCTCATATCCCATATGAAAGATGGTGCATATTTGGTAAATACCGCTAGAGGTGCCATTTGCGTGGCCGAAGATGTTGCAGAGGCTGTTAGGTCTGGCAAGTTGGCCGGCTACGGTGGCGATGTCTGGGACAAACAACCTGCGCCAAAGGACCATCCTTGGAGGTCTATGGACAACAAAGATCGTGTTGGAAATGCAATGACTGTACACATCAGTGGCACCTCCTTGGATGCTCAAAAAAGATACGCTCAGGGGGTAAAGAACATCTTAAACAGCTACTTGTCCAAGAAATATGACTACCGTCCACAGGATGTTATTGTGCAGAACGGTCTATACGCTACGAAAGCGTATGGTCAGAAATAA
- the SMKI04G7340 gene encoding uncharacterized protein has translation MRFHRQGVSATIGLLLIVLLGFCWKISRSYRRVSTGLPLNESANKVADVPTIRWDNYLEFVRDIDFDNSTAIFNSIRAALRQSSSDIHPLGVSYFPAVIPKGTLMYHSGSGVPTTFEWLAMDYEFSYSFGLRSPAYGRRSLERKHGRPGNGTRGNHPPPPPPPDKGGQGSQKMLTYRAARDLNKFLYLDGASAAKTDSGEMDTQLMLSNVIKKKLKLPDDDEDEERAERLYAARICKWGKPFGLDGIIRVEVGFEVVLCDFSGDNVELVSILDMVHPNQYLDLPSPTVISKEEGWPLDDNGKLVEEQLTDDQKAILEREDGWAKILSNFDAVKSFNWIRAGAAHDDGENRIHLDYRYLVSGINRTYIAPDPNNRRLLNDGMTWEKQLEMVDDLEKALKVGFDASRSMNWQVALDELVAKFAPLLKTVSAILNRTGDINEYVAINATALTLNFCLRFEAADNNRDQFGSGKDFAIYQYVSPYQDLTTDADFLIWSSTVSVVKEIVDVVYKVNDLLVPEVQSFMKDNRTSSDLERHVETARTAVNGLIESLGWIELNYRCERQCNWDEVCYTPSWGPSPMGMTKPSSHHGGLGMHFDESRQRLVINSGLQCISIDDLLGNHNNQRFP, from the coding sequence ATGAGATTTCATCGTCAGGGCGTGTCGGCCACCATCGGTCTACTGCTCATTGTCCTGCTTGgtttttgttggaaaatATCCAGATCTTATCGAAGAGTGTCAACCGGTCTTCCACTTAACGAATCCGCGAACAAGGTTGCAGATGTACCTACTATACGATGGGACAATTACCTAGAATTTGTTAGAGACATCGATTTCGACAACAGTACGGCTATCTTCAATTCCATTCGCGCTGCTCTGAGACAATCTTCGTCTGATATCCACCCCTTGGGCGTATCGTACTTTCCTGCTGTAATTCCTAAGGGAACTTTAATGTACCATTCTGGATCGGGCGTGCCAACTACTTTTGAATGGCTAGCTATGGATTACGAATTCAGCTACTCTTTCGGCTTGAGGTCGCCAGCTTATGGAAGGAGATCGTTAGAAAGAAAGCACGGAAGGCCCGGTAATGGCACTCGTGGTAATCATCCACCACCGCCACCGCCACCAGACAAAGGAGGCCAGGGCTCACAAAAGATGCTTACTTACAGAGCGGCACGAGACCTCaacaaatttctttatcttgACGGGGCTTCTGCTGCGAAAACCGACTCAGGTGAGATGGATACGCAGCTAATGTTGTCGAATGTtatcaagaagaaactgAAGCTTccagatgatgatgaggatgaagaaaggGCGGAAAGGCTCTACGCCGCCAGAATATGCAAGTGGGGGAAGCCATTCGGGTTGGATGGCATCATCAGGGTGGAGGTGGGCTTTGAAGTTGTACTGTGCGATTTCTCTGGGGATAATGTCGAGCTCGTCTCGATTCTAGATATGGTTCATCCGAATCAGTACCTGGATCTGCCATCACCTACCGTCATATCAAAGGAAGAGGGCTGGCCTCTAGATGATAACGGAAAGCTGGTTGAAGAACAGCTGACGGATGATCAAAAGGCGATTCTCGAGAGAGAAGACGGCTGGGCGAAGATCTTGTCCAATTTCGACGCTGTTAAGAGTTTCAACTGGATAAGGGCGGGCGCAGCGCACGACGATGGGGAGAATCGGATTCATCTTGACTATCGGTACCTCGTAAGCGGAATAAACAGGACTTACATTGCTCCTGACCCCAACAACAGAAGATTACTCAACGATGGAATGACATGGGAAAAACAACTGGAGATGGTTGATGATTTAGAGAAGGCTCTGAAAGTGGGGTTTGATGCTTCTAGAAGCATGAATTGGCAAGTGGCATTGGATGAGCTTGTTGCCAAGTTTGCACCCTTGCTGAAAACTGTTAGTGCCATTCTCAACAGGACTGGCGATATTAACGAGTATGTGGCGATAAATGCAACAGCACTCACGTTGAACTTCTGTCTGCGGTTTGAGGCTGCAGATAACAACCGTGATCAGTTTGGTAGTGGAAAAGATTTTGCTATTTACCAATATGTAAGCCCATACCAGGATTTGACGACGGATGCAGACTTTCTGATCTGGTCGTCTACTGTAAGCGTTGTAAAAGAGATAGTTGATGTGGTTTACAAGGTGAACGATCTACTGGTACCGGAAGTTCAGTCATTTATGAAGGATAATAGAACTTCCAGTGATTTAGAAAGGCACGTTGAAACGGCACGCACTGCTGTTAACGGCTTAATTGAATCTCTGGGATGGATTGAGCTAAACTATCGCTGTGAAAGGCAATGCAACTGGGATGAGGTTTGCTACACTCCTTCTTGGGGTCCATCCCCAATGGGCATGACTAAGCCTAGTTCTCATCACGGGGGACTCGGAATGCACTTTGATGAATCTCGGCAGAGATTGGTTATCAACAGTGGACTACAGTGCATTAGTATAGACGATTTGCTAGGAAACCATAATAATCAACGCTTCCCATGA